A genomic segment from uncultured Erythrobacter sp. encodes:
- a CDS encoding GNAT family N-acetyltransferase: MTLSPALTIDLADYADPRDAADIVALLDAYARDPMGGGAPLGEEVKARLTGDLAANPHAFSMLARIEDEAVGLANCFMGYSTFAAAPLVNIHDFAVLPGHRGTGIGKALMAAIEAEALKRGACKVTLEVLSGNHPAKALYAAQGYGDYQLDPASGRALFWQKRLT; the protein is encoded by the coding sequence GTGACCCTTTCGCCTGCCCTGACGATTGATTTGGCCGACTACGCCGATCCGCGCGATGCCGCAGACATAGTCGCGTTGCTCGATGCCTATGCGCGCGATCCGATGGGCGGCGGCGCGCCGCTGGGTGAAGAGGTCAAGGCGCGGCTCACGGGCGATCTGGCGGCGAACCCGCACGCCTTTTCGATGCTGGCGCGGATTGAAGATGAAGCCGTCGGCCTTGCCAATTGCTTCATGGGCTATTCGACCTTCGCCGCCGCGCCGCTGGTCAATATCCACGATTTCGCTGTCCTTCCGGGCCATCGCGGCACCGGCATCGGTAAGGCCCTGATGGCGGCAATCGAGGCCGAGGCCTTGAAGCGCGGCGCCTGCAAGGTCACATTGGAAGTGCTGAGCGGCAACCACCCGGCCAAGGCGCTCTACGCGGCGCAAGGCTATGGCGATTACCAACTCGATCCTGCGTCAGGGCGCGCATTGTTCTGGCAGAAGAGGCTGACATGA
- the purD gene encoding phosphoribosylamine--glycine ligase — translation MNILLLGSGGREHALAWKLAQSPGLTKLYAAPGNPGIAEEAECVALEVTDHAAVIAFCGDKAIDLVVVGPEAPLVDGLSDSLRAAAVPVFGPSQAAAQLEGSKGFTKDLCARAGIPTAGYVRTASLEEARAALARFQPPYVLKADGLAAGKGVVIAETLAEAETALADMFGGGFGAAGAEVVIEEFMQGEEASFFALTDGTAIVPFGSAQDHKRVGDGDVGPNTGGMGAYSPAPVLTPELQARVMAEIIEPTVRTMREDGNPYSGVLFAGLMLTAEGPKLIEYNARFGDPECQVLMMRLASDLAAIMLACAKGELAGAALSFSDQTALTVVMAANGYPGTPEKGGAIALGDAEDAGAKVFHAGTALKDGALVANGGRVLNVTATGASVTEAQARAYQAVDAIRFPTGFCRRDIGWREVAREATGERPHQN, via the coding sequence ATGAATATCCTGCTTCTGGGTTCGGGAGGCCGTGAACATGCGCTGGCATGGAAGCTGGCGCAATCCCCGGGCCTCACAAAGCTCTACGCCGCCCCCGGAAATCCCGGCATCGCCGAGGAGGCGGAATGCGTGGCGCTGGAGGTGACCGACCACGCTGCGGTGATCGCGTTTTGCGGTGACAAGGCCATCGACCTCGTGGTCGTCGGCCCCGAGGCGCCGCTGGTCGACGGGCTGTCGGATTCGCTGCGGGCGGCGGCCGTGCCGGTGTTCGGCCCCTCGCAGGCCGCAGCGCAATTGGAAGGCTCCAAGGGCTTCACCAAAGACCTGTGCGCTCGCGCGGGCATCCCCACCGCGGGTTACGTGCGCACCGCCTCGCTGGAAGAAGCCCGCGCCGCCCTAGCGCGGTTCCAGCCGCCCTATGTGCTCAAGGCCGATGGGCTGGCAGCGGGCAAGGGCGTGGTGATCGCCGAGACGCTGGCCGAGGCCGAGACCGCGCTGGCCGACATGTTCGGCGGCGGGTTCGGTGCGGCAGGGGCGGAAGTGGTGATCGAGGAGTTCATGCAAGGCGAGGAGGCCAGCTTCTTCGCGCTCACCGATGGCACCGCGATTGTCCCCTTCGGCTCGGCGCAGGATCACAAGCGCGTCGGCGACGGAGACGTGGGGCCGAACACCGGCGGCATGGGCGCCTATTCGCCTGCGCCGGTGCTCACCCCTGAATTGCAGGCCCGCGTCATGGCCGAGATCATCGAGCCGACCGTGCGCACCATGCGGGAGGATGGGAACCCCTATTCGGGCGTGCTGTTTGCAGGCCTGATGCTGACCGCCGAAGGGCCGAAGCTGATCGAATACAACGCCCGCTTCGGCGATCCGGAGTGCCAGGTGCTGATGATGCGGCTGGCAAGCGATCTGGCGGCGATCATGCTCGCCTGCGCCAAGGGGGAGCTTGCGGGGGCGGCGCTGTCCTTCAGCGACCAGACCGCGCTCACAGTGGTGATGGCGGCAAACGGCTACCCCGGCACGCCGGAAAAGGGCGGCGCGATCGCTCTCGGCGATGCCGAGGATGCAGGCGCAAAGGTCTTCCACGCCGGAACCGCGCTGAAAGACGGCGCACTTGTGGCCAATGGCGGCCGCGTGCTCAACGTGACCGCAACCGGCGCGAGCGTCACCGAGGCGCAGGCCCGCGCTTATCAGGCTGTCGACGCGATCCGCTTCCCCACCGGCTTCTGCCGCCGCGACATCGGCTGGCGCGAAGTTGCGCGGGAAGCCACAGGCGAGCGCCCGCACCAGAATTAA
- a CDS encoding adenosine kinase translates to MPANTDPRYDVIAIGNAVVDVIASCTEELIDELQLNRGGMTLIDEARADELYEAMPPARELSGGSAANTLAGLATLGLQCAFIGQVADDQLGKVFRHDMRATGIDFDTPARDGEPATGRVLIFVTPDGERTMNTFLGAGQFLPAAALDEELIASGAILYLEGYLWDPEEPRRAMRRAIEVAREAGRKIAFTASESFVIARHGDDFRAMIADGVIDILFVNEGELATLTGEDDFEAGLAAVAGKVPVLVATRSEKGAVAIAHGERAEVAAEPVAKVIDTTGAGDQFAAGFLSGYAKGEPLERCLKRGAICASEVIAHYGPRPEADMQALMAKRL, encoded by the coding sequence GTGCCCGCCAACACCGACCCCCGTTATGACGTGATCGCCATCGGCAATGCCGTGGTCGACGTGATCGCCTCCTGCACGGAAGAGCTGATCGACGAGCTGCAATTGAACCGCGGCGGCATGACCCTGATCGACGAAGCGCGGGCCGACGAGCTGTACGAAGCCATGCCGCCCGCGCGCGAGCTTTCGGGCGGATCGGCGGCGAACACGCTAGCGGGCCTCGCCACGCTGGGCCTGCAATGCGCCTTCATCGGCCAGGTCGCCGACGATCAGCTCGGCAAGGTGTTCCGCCACGACATGCGCGCCACCGGCATCGATTTCGACACTCCCGCGCGCGACGGCGAACCGGCGACGGGCCGCGTGCTCATCTTCGTGACCCCCGATGGCGAGCGGACCATGAACACCTTCCTCGGCGCGGGCCAGTTCCTCCCGGCGGCCGCGCTCGACGAAGAGCTGATCGCCAGCGGCGCGATCCTCTATCTCGAAGGCTATCTGTGGGACCCGGAAGAGCCCCGCCGCGCCATGCGCCGCGCCATCGAGGTCGCGCGCGAAGCGGGCCGCAAGATCGCCTTCACCGCGTCGGAAAGCTTCGTGATCGCCCGCCACGGCGATGACTTCCGGGCCATGATCGCAGACGGCGTGATCGACATCCTGTTCGTCAATGAAGGCGAACTCGCCACTCTGACGGGCGAGGATGACTTCGAAGCAGGCCTCGCCGCCGTCGCGGGCAAGGTGCCGGTGCTGGTCGCCACGCGCAGCGAGAAGGGCGCGGTTGCGATTGCTCACGGCGAGCGCGCCGAAGTCGCCGCAGAGCCGGTCGCCAAGGTGATCGACACCACCGGCGCGGGCGACCAGTTCGCGGCCGGGTTCCTGTCAGGCTATGCCAAGGGCGAACCGCTTGAGCGCTGCCTCAAGCGCGGGGCGATCTGCGCCTCCGAAGTGATCGCGCACTACGGCCCGCGTCCGGAAGCCGATATGCAGGCGCTGATGGCAAAGCGGTTGTAG
- a CDS encoding iron-sulfur cluster assembly accessory protein, with the protein MTETTTTTRPAPKAAVILTPSAEARIAELMSKAPEDAIGVKLSTPRRGCSGLAYSVDYVTSEAKFDEKIVTPGGVFYIDGASVLYLIGSVMDWREDDFTAGFVFENPNAKGACGCGESFMV; encoded by the coding sequence ATGACCGAGACCACCACAACCACCCGCCCCGCGCCCAAAGCGGCGGTCATCCTCACGCCATCCGCCGAAGCACGGATCGCCGAGTTGATGAGCAAGGCGCCCGAAGACGCGATCGGCGTGAAACTCTCGACCCCACGCCGGGGCTGCTCGGGGCTCGCCTATTCGGTCGACTACGTCACGTCAGAGGCGAAGTTCGACGAGAAGATCGTCACCCCCGGCGGCGTTTTCTACATCGACGGGGCGAGCGTGCTTTACCTGATCGGCAGCGTCATGGACTGGCGCGAGGATGACTTCACCGCCGGCTTCGTGTTCGAGAATCCCAACGCCAAGGGTGCCTGCGGTTGCGGCGAGAGCTTCATGGTCTGA
- a CDS encoding EI24 domain-containing protein, protein MSAVPAAIVKAFGQLGDRAVVAVLVKSIVITLVLFAGLGVGLYLGLVEAGQRYGVDEGWAGLAAVLLVPIAMWLLFRVVALVVLQFFADEIVVEVEARHYPTLAERAQPLPLTREVAVATRGLLRALGYNLLALPLAAVLLFTAIGPAVVFLAVNAVLLGREFTDMAWLRHHKAAGRGDEAANPSPWAERALLGAAIAGMMLVPFLNFVAPVIGAAAGTHLVLRRLEAEAARP, encoded by the coding sequence ATGTCAGCCGTCCCCGCCGCGATTGTGAAAGCCTTTGGGCAGCTGGGCGACCGCGCGGTCGTCGCGGTGCTGGTCAAGAGCATCGTGATCACGCTGGTGCTGTTTGCCGGTCTGGGTGTGGGCCTCTATCTCGGGCTGGTCGAGGCGGGGCAGCGGTACGGGGTGGATGAGGGCTGGGCCGGGCTTGCCGCGGTGCTGCTGGTGCCGATTGCTATGTGGCTGCTGTTCCGGGTGGTGGCGCTGGTGGTGCTGCAGTTCTTCGCAGACGAAATCGTCGTCGAGGTGGAGGCACGGCACTATCCGACGCTGGCAGAGCGCGCACAGCCCTTGCCGCTGACGCGCGAGGTGGCGGTGGCGACGCGGGGCCTGCTGCGGGCGTTGGGCTACAACCTGCTCGCCCTGCCGCTGGCCGCCGTGCTGCTGTTCACTGCGATCGGCCCGGCGGTGGTGTTTCTGGCGGTGAATGCCGTGCTGCTCGGGCGCGAGTTCACCGACATGGCGTGGCTGCGGCATCACAAGGCCGCTGGCAGAGGGGACGAGGCGGCCAACCCCTCCCCTTGGGCCGAGCGGGCGCTGCTGGGGGCGGCTATCGCTGGGATGATGCTGGTGCCATTCCTGAACTTCGTCGCTCCGGTGATCGGCGCGGCAGCAGGCACGCATCTGGTGCTGCGGCGGCTTGAGGCCGAGGCGGCTCGGCCATGA